The Deinococcus taeanensis genomic interval TCGTCAACCGCCCGCCACAACCAGTGTTTGACCCCGCCGACCTTGACGCACACCTCGTCCAGATGCCCCCGAGACACCCGGCGGGTGTCTCGGGGGCGCAGTTCTTCAGTGAGCAGTGGCGCGAATTTGATGTTCCACTGGCGGAGGGTCTCGTGGCTGACCTGAACACCGCGCTCGTGGAGCAGCTCCGGCACGTCACGCTGGCTGAGCGGGAAGCGGTGGTAGAGCCACAGGGCATAGCCGATGATGCTCAGGGGAAAACGGTGGCGGTAGGGCGTCCGATCAGTCACAGCTCGCCAGTCTACCGAGCTTAAGTTGCCAGAACCGCCAGAAGAATTTCTTTGAGATGCAGCCATGTCATCTCAGCGATGCGACGGCTCGATCTTCACCCAGGAAGAAGCTCGGCGTCCAGAAACAACCAGATCCGAAACACCGGCTGGAGCGACGTCCGACGCACGAACATCGGTCTCCAGGCTCTCCCAGTGAAGCGCGTCCACACTCCACCGGAGCTGACGGTCATCGTCGACAAAGGCCAGGCCACCACTCACTTCAGTGACGGTCCCCAGGTCTGTGGCGTTCGGAAGGGTCTGGAGATCCTCGGGTGCTCCGATCGGCGCCAGGCGGTTTTGAAAGCGAACAAAAGTCCCCACAGTGAGTGCGTGGAGTGCCACGGGCCGGTTGACACCCGTCACGGTATAGGAGGATTCGGGAGTGATCACGTCGAAGACGGGCTGACCCTCGTCCAGTCGTTGAATCACCCGGTGACCCGCCTGATCGAAGGTGAGGATGCCAGCCCGGTCATCCAGCACGCTCCGTCCCTCCTGATCACGTCGGTGGAGCCCTTCTGCGTCACTGAAGGTGAGGGCCCTGCCGGTCACCTCCCAGTGCGTGAGACTTCTGGCTTCGGCAAGGAGCTGCTCCCGGTCCCCCCTCCACAGGAGGAAGCTCGTCACTGGCGGCTGCTGATCCAGGACCAGGGGCTGCACCCCCAGGGCAGTGAGGCCGGTGGGGTTGTGAAGGGTCAGGGCCGCGTGCCGCCTGAGCTCGCCGCCAGGGGAGAGCTCGATTAGGGTCGGGGGGCCGTTCAGGGGCCGGTCGATGGTAAAGAGCCTTCCATCCACGAGCACAAGTCCCTTGAACGCAAGCGGGCTTTGAGGGTCGAAGGTGTGCAGGACGGTGACTGTCCCCTCGGGCGTCACGCGGGCCACTGCGTCGTACGTCCGGACGAAGAGGTCCTCCTCGTGGAGACGTGCGGCCTCGACCACGCCGAGCTCAAACTGAATCTGGGTCGCTTTCATCATGGTTTCTGGAAGTCCACTCCGGTTTCCTTGTAGGTGATGTCGCCGTCGTCGGTACAGGTGCCGATCAGGATCTTCAGGGCCGAATCGTCGAAGGTGCTGGCCAGACTCGACCACGTCAGAGCGTAGTCGTCCGCCAGCCCGGTGAGGGCGGCACGAACCACGGTGGTGTCCAAGACGTCGTGCAGAATGTTGTGAGCCGTGTCGGCAATCCGCGCCTTGCCGACCGCCGCGATCAGGTTCTTCGCGCTGTTTCCGCCGCCCAGGTACAGCGAGACGGCGTGGTGGATCTCTCCAGACAGCCCGGTCAGGGTGTCGTCCATCGCAGATTTCGCGTGATCCGCGTACTTCGTGATCTTCTGGGATGGATCGCGCACCAGCATGTGCGGCCCAGGCTTGAGTTTTCTGGGAATCTCCGTCCACTTGACGTAGAAGAGGGGCCGGTCGGCAATCTTGCTGAAGACGATCTGGGCCAGCTTCGCCATCTCTGCTTCAAGCAGGCGACGGTCAGCGCTCAGCGCCGGCTTCGAGGCAAGCAGGGTCTTTTCCATGGCCACCTCGAGCCGGTCGAGGATGCTGCGGGTGGACCGGCCGCTCTCCTGCCAGGTGCGCCTCAACGTCAGACTGGTGTTCCCGGCAGGGTCCGGCAGGCACTGAAGTTTCTTCCCACCAGTGGCGAACACGGCCGTCCAGTTGGCGGGGGCCGCCGCCTTCGCCGCCTGCAGCTCTGCCTGAACATCGATGCGCGCCCCCAGCTTCTTCGCCCCATCCTCCCAGCCGTGGGAGGCGAACCACTCGTACCGGGCGCGTTCCCCCTGGTTCACATGGGCGATCACCTTGCTGAAGATCCGGTGCTTCTGCTGGATTGCCTTTGCTACGCGTTTCGCTGCGTTCTTCGGAAGGACGCCCTTCACAGTGTACTTCGCCTCAAGCCTCGGGATGTCGTCCAGGCCGGCTCTGACCGCACGGTCGTGTTCCCTCGAAGTGGTCGGCTGAGTTCCAATCACGGCGGGCTTCCTGGAAGTACCGATGAGCTTCTTGATGCGTGCGACGGCCTTGTCGAGCAGGGCCTCCAGTTTTCCTCGGACCTTCCCAATCACGGTCTTGACCTTGGCGCCGATGTTCCCCAGCCCCAGAACCTTGCCGAGGAAGCCCAACGCCACCGGGATGCTGCGCGCCAGCGTGCTCTCCACGCCCTTGACCGCCGCGCCGATGTTCCCCTCGGCGATGGCCCCGACGCTCTGCACGGCACTGGTGATCACGCCCATGATCTGCTTGCCCTGCTCGATCACGAACTGCACGCTCCGGAACGCCCCGATCAGCGCCTGAACGAAGCCGCCACCCGGGATGAGCATGCTCGCGACCTTCGTGATGCCCGCCATCACCACGCTCTTGGTGACCTCGCTCTTCAGGCCGGCCACCACTTCGTTGCCCACTGGCGCCTGGTTGGCCTTCATCTCGCCGGACTTGTGCAGGCCGCCCATCAGGGTTTTCAGGGCGTCCAGGGTCCCTTCGGCCGCCCGGACCTGCTTCTCGCCGTTCGGGCCCATCGCCTTGACCAGTCGGCCGCGCATCGCCTGATAGGTCAGGCCCATCACGCTCAGGGCCGTCATGAACACGCCCTGCAGGTCGAGCTTGGCGGGTAAGGTGATGCCGCTCGCCCCGGTCAGCCACTGCCCCAGGCCGGTCTGCAGGTGCTTCGGGGCGTTGCCGGCAAAGCTCTTGAAGCCGCCTTTCAGGGCGTTCAGGAGGTTCCCGGCGAACTTCGCGGGGTTCTTCAGGACCTGGATGATCAGGTCTCCGCTCTTCCGCAGTTGGGCGATCACGCCCTGCCCGACCGGACCGAGCCCGGCGGCCAGGGCGGTCAGGCCGATCTCCGCGATCTTCTTCGCGCTGCCAACGATCAGCGCCTTCAGGCCCCCGATGCGGCTCGTGACGGCCGTTTTCGCCGCGCCCAGGTCGGCCTTGCCGATGGCACTCGCCACTTCGCCGAGGACGCCGGCGAGGTTGAGTTTGGCGAGTTCGGCCTTGAACCACGCCCAGGCTTTTGGAAGGGCGTTCGTTTCCTTCAGCGCCTTGAGGATGTCCTTGAGCGGCCCCGGGACCCAACTGGTCAGCGTATCGAGGATGGTGTTCGGGTTCTGCGCGACCGCCTTCCCAGTGACGAGGTCCTTCCCGAACGCCAGCGTGAGTTCCCGGTACCCGGGAATCTGCGTGAGGGCGCCGGCGATCATCTCCCTGCCTTTGTTGGCGACTGCCTGCACGCCGTCCTGAACCTTGTCTCCCACCCACTTGAACGGGTTGCCGAGGCGCTGCACCGCCTGGGGCTGCAGGTCGTACAGGGGTTTGAGGGCGAAGGCCTGTGTGGCCCCCTCCTGGGCCCGCTGCAGGGCAGCCGCCTTGGTGTACACGCCGGGAGCGTGGGGACTGGGCGGCATCAGGCTCTTCGCGCTGGGCAGCACCCGGGCGAGCTTCGACCCCATCGACTGCGCCTCGGCTTCCAGACCGGCATCCGGGTCGATACCTCGGCCGACCTTGCCTTGAGCCTGCTGGACGGTGTGCGTGACCTCGTGCGCGAGCAGTTCCAGTCCGGACTTCGTGTTCGGGTTGAATTTCCCGGAACGGAAGTAAATGTCCGTGCCCGTCGTGAAGGCCACCGCGTTCACGCCCTTGGCCAGCTTGTCGGCCTCGGCGTCGTCGTGGATACGCACGCGGCTGAGGTCATGGTTCAGGCCCTGCTCCAGATGACGCTGCACCGCGGCCGGGAGGGGGTTCCCGCTCCCTCGCCTGGCCTGGATGCGTTCCATAACCGGCTTCGTGGCCTGCTCGTCCAGCTCCGCCAGTTGCCGCTGCAGGCTGTGCAACGACAGGGCCTGCCCGTCCTGCTGGCGTTGCAGCGCTTCCCGCTCCTGCACCTCACCCACGGCGCACTGAATTGCCGGGCGTTCCCCTGCGGGGAGGCTGCCCAGCACCACCTGTACTACGGGCCGGCTCAACGGGTGCCGCTGCAGGCTGGCGAGGTGAGCTGCGAAGGCCTGGTGCCGCTCGGCCGCAGGCTGACGATCCTGTTTGAAGGCCGTAGTGAGCTGCCCGGCCACCTGCCGCTGCAGGGCCGTGAACTGCCCATACGCCTTGGGATCCAGCCGCTGCCCTTCGACCTGTTCCGCCCGCTGTCGCATCACCGTCACCCAGTCTGAAGGGGACTGGGGCGTCCTGATCACGGCAACAGGCACGGACGACTGCGCCTGGCGTTGCAGGGCGGCCTGAACAGCACCATCCGGCAGCGCTGCGGTTAGGGCCGTGACCTGCCGCTGGACGGTCTGCTGTTGTGCTGCGATCTGACCAATTTCCTGAGCGTGCAGGCGTGCAGCCCGGAGAGCAGGGGCGGCGACCTGTAGCTGCACGGAAGTGGGACGGGCAGTGAAGCGCTGGAGGTCCCGCTGGACCTGCTGCTGCCGTTGAACGGCGGGCGTGACGGTGGATGAGGCCTGAAGAATCGGCCGCGTCTGAACCGCGACTGTCTTCGTGGAGGGTTTCTTGGCGACGTGCTGCATGACGGAGCCTCCCGGAGCTCCCAGAGTACCAATGAGGCGATCTTCAGGAAGCCGCACTTGCGTGTTATGGACCGGAGCGCAGGAGAATCACCAGGGTCATTTCCAGTTGGGAATGATCCTGCCGGTTCAAGGCTTCCTCAGCCTGGCCATTGCCCCTTCCGCCACCAGCGCTGATGGATCGGACGCCAGCTGGATCAGCAGATCCACAGGCAGTCCGGGGTTATAGGCCAATCGGGCCCGGACCCTCTCATCACCGTCCGTCATGAGGCGCTGCATAACTGCTTCTGGACACGCGCGGCGGGACGCGATGACGGACCGGACCTGAGGGTCCGGGTCGCGGGCAAGCTGTTCCATGACCGCTGAGGGAATCGTCTTGTTCTGCGCGACCTACCGGCGCATGTCTGGGAAGTGTGTGATGACCTCTTCCCAGACTTCAGGTGTTGCCGCGCCGTATGCCGCTCGGTGAGACTCCTCCCGGACTTCAGTGTTCGTGGTCACGGGCGAAGTCGATCCCGAAACGCTTCAGATTGGTGGCATAGCAGACAACCTTGTGGTGTTCTTCAGTTCAGAAGCCAGGAATGCTTTTTTCGCTCAATATCCCGGGACCCAGACTGGTTGATCGCCGCACCCGTCTGGAGGTACCTACTCACCAAAGAGCACCCGAGGTTTGGGCCCACCATCAGGGCGTCAGCCGCCTCCGGTTCGAACCTCTGGCGTCATCAATAGGTCACGCGCGGCCTCCCTTCACGCGCCATGGCGTAGGCCGTCCGGCCCATGACTCCGCCAGACGCCCTCCCTACACTCCTGGGGAGGTTCCCATGTGCCGTTACGCCCTGACCCCCTACAAAACGCACTACGCGTGCTTCTCGTGCCGGAAGACCTTTAAGGCCCCTAGCCGAAGAGCCAACGGCGCCACGAAAATCTGCCCGCAGTGCGGGGTCACCATGACGATCATGGGGCACGATTTCAAAGCCCCTCACCGAACCGACCTGCTGGCCTGGCAGAAAGCGGAGTACCTGGCGGCCCACGGCCTGGTGTTCGGGTCGTGTGGCTGCAGCGGGCCAGGATACGCTCCGCAGACCATGGATGAAGCCCGCACGCTGGTCGATTCCCATCTCGGGATTCCGGAAGGCGTCCGGCTGCTCCGGCAGTTCACATTGCGACATCCTCGCTGACCACCCAGCCGTGACTCCTGCAGGTCATCCGTTGGAGCTCGTGGTGTTCGTGGGGCTGCCTGGAAGCGGCAAGACCACTTTCTACCGGGCCCGCTTCGCCGAAGCACACGCGCACGTCAGCAAAGATCTGTTCCCCAACAACCGGAACAAGGCCCGCCGCCAGCAGCAGCTGCTCCAGGATGCCCTCCAGGCCGGCCGCAACGTCGTGCCAGACAACACCAATCCCACGGTCGGTGACCGTGCAGGCGCCATTGCGTTTGCTCAGGCGTACGGCGCCCTGGTGACCGGCTACGTGTTCGCTCTTGACGTTCCGGCCTCCATCGAGCGCAACGCCGGCCGCGAGGGCAAGGCCCGCGTCCCGGACGTCGCCATCTACGCCATCGCCAAACGCTGGCAGCCCCCCACCCTCGAGGAAGGCTTCGACCGCCTCTTCACCGTCTACCTCACCCCCGAGGGAGCCTTCGAGATCCTGCCGCTGGAGCCTCAATGAACAACGACACCTTCGAGGCGCGCCTGCGCGCCCTCGAGTACTACCACAACCTCAAGATTGTCCCCGGCGCCTGGGTGGTCCTCCGGGTGGACGGGCGCGGCTTCTCCCGCTTCACTCAGGAGCGCTTCGACAAACCCTTCGACGACCGCTTTGGCCGCCTCATGGTGACTACAGCCCAGGCCCTGCTGGAAGAGTTTCAAGGGATCTACGCCTACACCGAGAGTGATGAGATCAGCGTGCTCTTTCCGCCCTCCTGGACCATGTTCGACCGGGAAGTCGAGAAGCTCGTCAGCCTGAGTGCCGCCACCGCCAGCGCCACCTTCACCCTGGCCTGCGGGGAGCGGGCGACGTTCGACAGCCGCGTCTGGATCGGCGTGACTGAGCAGGACGTT includes:
- a CDS encoding eCIS core domain-containing protein — protein: MQHVAKKPSTKTVAVQTRPILQASSTVTPAVQRQQQVQRDLQRFTARPTSVQLQVAAPALRAARLHAQEIGQIAAQQQTVQRQVTALTAALPDGAVQAALQRQAQSSVPVAVIRTPQSPSDWVTVMRQRAEQVEGQRLDPKAYGQFTALQRQVAGQLTTAFKQDRQPAAERHQAFAAHLASLQRHPLSRPVVQVVLGSLPAGERPAIQCAVGEVQEREALQRQQDGQALSLHSLQRQLAELDEQATKPVMERIQARRGSGNPLPAAVQRHLEQGLNHDLSRVRIHDDAEADKLAKGVNAVAFTTGTDIYFRSGKFNPNTKSGLELLAHEVTHTVQQAQGKVGRGIDPDAGLEAEAQSMGSKLARVLPSAKSLMPPSPHAPGVYTKAAALQRAQEGATQAFALKPLYDLQPQAVQRLGNPFKWVGDKVQDGVQAVANKGREMIAGALTQIPGYRELTLAFGKDLVTGKAVAQNPNTILDTLTSWVPGPLKDILKALKETNALPKAWAWFKAELAKLNLAGVLGEVASAIGKADLGAAKTAVTSRIGGLKALIVGSAKKIAEIGLTALAAGLGPVGQGVIAQLRKSGDLIIQVLKNPAKFAGNLLNALKGGFKSFAGNAPKHLQTGLGQWLTGASGITLPAKLDLQGVFMTALSVMGLTYQAMRGRLVKAMGPNGEKQVRAAEGTLDALKTLMGGLHKSGEMKANQAPVGNEVVAGLKSEVTKSVVMAGITKVASMLIPGGGFVQALIGAFRSVQFVIEQGKQIMGVITSAVQSVGAIAEGNIGAAVKGVESTLARSIPVALGFLGKVLGLGNIGAKVKTVIGKVRGKLEALLDKAVARIKKLIGTSRKPAVIGTQPTTSREHDRAVRAGLDDIPRLEAKYTVKGVLPKNAAKRVAKAIQQKHRIFSKVIAHVNQGERARYEWFASHGWEDGAKKLGARIDVQAELQAAKAAAPANWTAVFATGGKKLQCLPDPAGNTSLTLRRTWQESGRSTRSILDRLEVAMEKTLLASKPALSADRRLLEAEMAKLAQIVFSKIADRPLFYVKWTEIPRKLKPGPHMLVRDPSQKITKYADHAKSAMDDTLTGLSGEIHHAVSLYLGGGNSAKNLIAAVGKARIADTAHNILHDVLDTTVVRAALTGLADDYALTWSSLASTFDDSALKILIGTCTDDGDITYKETGVDFQKP
- a CDS encoding AAA family ATPase, which encodes MTPAGHPLELVVFVGLPGSGKTTFYRARFAEAHAHVSKDLFPNNRNKARRQQQLLQDALQAGRNVVPDNTNPTVGDRAGAIAFAQAYGALVTGYVFALDVPASIERNAGREGKARVPDVAIYAIAKRWQPPTLEEGFDRLFTVYLTPEGAFEILPLEPQ
- a CDS encoding tRNA(His) guanylyltransferase Thg1 family protein; amino-acid sequence: MNNDTFEARLRALEYYHNLKIVPGAWVVLRVDGRGFSRFTQERFDKPFDDRFGRLMVTTAQALLEEFQGIYAYTESDEISVLFPPSWTMFDREVEKLVSLSAATASATFTLACGERATFDSRVWIGVTEQDVLDYFRWRQSDATRCALNGWAYWTLRQEGASVAEATQTLERQTTAFKNELLYQRGINFNELPAWQRRGVGLYWETYDKEGMNPLTGQRVLAQRRRVKVDRDLPMKDEYSAFLQTRLGPLKAQITTDEA